Proteins found in one Salvia splendens isolate huo1 chromosome 10, SspV2, whole genome shotgun sequence genomic segment:
- the LOC121752969 gene encoding myb family transcription factor PHL5-like — protein MKKIHHNYGHPSEFVSQFPDYCPQNLHSQMGLPNQPTHHNPWHENSSGTIIGRIGSPAAAFCATEIAMGLSQYDLPESCSQQSKNPHPANGLFQESPARNDADYHMIRSGGFYRNHLLNTISEREQILHLKNKLLGDLDYSNRRSPPAPFDTNHDLQVSHSNLYATHPAQIKQLGRLPTPINSSSSSPSSNKTRIRWTQDLHNRFVECVNRLGGPDKATPKQVLKLMDTEGLTIFHVKSHLQKYRNAKYSPEPVEANGKAEKKTNSNNAAEIDIQTGLQLKEALQMQLDVQRRLHEQLEIQRNLQLRIEEQNKQLKMMFDQQQKTTQNLTETKCVINNKSAVDSDPEILILDGSDDDMVFPSKIS, from the exons ATGAAGAAAATACACCACAACTATGGCCATCCTAGTGAGTTTGTCTCACAATTTCCTGACTACTGCCCTCAAAATCTCCACTCTCAAATGGGACTCCCAAACCAACCCACACACCACAACCCGTGGCACGAAAACTCATCCGGCACGATCATAGGTCGGATCGGATCACCTGCTGCTGCTTTCTGTGCAACTGAGATTGCTATGGGCTTATCTCAGTATGATCTCCCAGAGAGCTGCTCCCAGCAATCCAAGAACCCTCACCCCGCAAACGGTCTTTTTCAAGAATCCCCGGCTAGAAACGACGCAGACTACCATATGATCAGAAGTGGTGGATTTTATAGAAATCACCTGCTCAACACTATATCTGAGAGAGAACAGATACTTCACCTCAAAAACAAGCTACTCGGTGATCTCGATTATTCAAACAGGCGAAGCCCTCCCGCTCCATTCGACACAAATCATGATCTACAA GTATCACATAGTAATCTATATGCAACTCATCCGGCGCAAATAAAGCAGCTCGGGAGGCTTCCCACTCCGATAAACAGCAGCTCATCGTCGCCCTCATCAAACAAGACGCGAATAAGGTGGACGCAGGATCTGCATAACCGGTTTGTGGAGTGTGTGAATCGCCTTGGTGGCCCCGACA AAGCAACGCCGAAACAAGTACTGAAGTTGATGGACACTGAAGGGCTCACCATTTTCCATGTGAAGAGTCATTTGCAG AAATATCGAAACGCCAAATACTCACCGGAACCTGTGGAAG CAAATGGGAAAGCAGAGAAGAAGACTAATAGCAATAACGCAGCAGAAATCGATATCCAAAC CGGGCTGCAGCTCAAGGAGGCACTGCAGATGCAGCTAGACGTTCAGAGGCGTCTGCACGAGCAACTAGAG ATACAGAGGAACTTGCAGCTAAGGATCGAAGAACAGAACAAACAACTGAAGATGATGTTCGATCAGCAACAGAAGACGACGCAAAATCTCACAGAAACAAAATGTGTGATCAATAATAAGAGCGCGGTAGATTCAGATCCTGAGATCCTTATCTTGGACGGTTCTGATGACGACATGGTCTTCCCGTCCAAGATAAGCTAG